The following are from one region of the Endozoicomonas sp. 4G genome:
- a CDS encoding C2H2-type zinc finger protein, protein MLSKKPLILILAVIFSVYCSNGYAQENNQPTWIRLLPKPDTRYCFFLATGVSPDPGVKAKAYSRAVSDEGSDSEDSGASNDNSNNRSDEDEADAESDVEYLTTTLNPFPVSNEIIQYCAILELKKIKQEPISDSEMPTESEADVTEPNPVNHPATTSLAYSTDRVENLKNHKQPHLSADHRLNGSKIHQCDHEGCYYRTGHRGHLKLHQQTHLPADQRPKRHKRPKVHQCDHKDCNYSSNQSSNLKRHKQTHLSALKKLKRPKLYQCDHGGCNYSSYRSGNLKTHKRTHLPVDHRPRVHQCHHEGCNYSTDQLGNLKRHQQIHLPADQKSERPKRHQCDHEGCNYSADQSSHMKKHKETHLPADQRPERPKRPKRPKVHQCDHEGCNYRTDRAGQLKKHTQTHLPADQRPKRLKLHQCDHEGCNYRTDRAGQLKKHKQTHLPADQRIKKHHCDHEGCNYSTDLRSNLNKHKETHRHADQRPRRPKRKAYGQLSSDEKRKKGDKGPGNSDPSPNLY, encoded by the coding sequence TTGCTATCCAAAAAACCATTGATTTTGATCTTGGCCGTTATCTTTTCTGTGTATTGCTCTAATGGCTACGCTCAGGAAAACAACCAACCCACCTGGATAAGGCTTCTACCAAAACCAGACACCCGTTATTGTTTTTTTCTTGCCACCGGCGTCTCTCCTGACCCTGGCGTCAAGGCTAAGGCTTACAGCCGGGCAGTCTCTGATGAGGGTTCTGATAGTGAAGACAGCGGTGCCTCTAATGACAACAGCAACAACCGTTCTGACGAAGACGAAGCTGATGCCGAATCTGATGTTGAGTATCTGACCACGACACTTAATCCTTTTCCAGTATCAAATGAGATCATTCAGTATTGTGCGATTCTGGAACTGAAAAAGATTAAGCAGGAGCCCATTTCAGACAGTGAAATGCCCACTGAGTCAGAGGCAGACGTGACAGAACCGAACCCTGTTAACCACCCGGCAACCACCTCACTTGCTTACAGCACCGACCGGGTGGAGAATCTGAAAAACCACAAACAGCCCCATCTGTCTGCCGATCATAGACTCAATGGATCCAAAATACACCAGTGTGACCACGAGGGCTGCTACTACAGAACTGGTCACAGGGGCCATCTGAAACTGCACCAACAGACCCACCTGCCTGCCGACCAAAGACCCAAGAGACACAAGAGACCCAAGGTGCACCAGTGTGACCATAAGGATTGCAACTACAGCAGCAACCAGTCGTCCAATCTGAAAAGGCACAAACAGACCCACCTGTCCGCCCTCAAGAAGCTTAAGAGACCGAAGCTGTACCAGTGTGACCATGGGGGCTGCAACTACAGCAGCTACCGGTCGGGCAATCTGAAAACGCACAAGCGAACCCATCTGCCTGTCGACCATAGACCCAGGGTGCACCAGTGTCACCATGAGGGCTGCAATTACAGTACCGACCAGCTGGGCAATCTGAAAAGGCACCAACAGATCCACCTGCCTGCCGACCAGAAATCCGAGAGACCCAAGAGGCACCAATGCGACCATGAGGGCTGCAACTACAGCGCCGACCAGTCGAGCCATATGAAAAAGCACAAAGAGACCCACCTGCCTGCCGACCAGAGACCCGAGAGGCCCAAGAGACCCAAGAGACCCAAGGTGCACCAGTGTGACCATGAGGGCTGCAACTACAGGACTGACCGAGCGGGCCAACTGAAAAAGCACACACAGACTCATCTGCCTGCCGACCAGAGACCTAAAAGACTCAAGCTGCACCAGTGCGACCATGAGGGCTGCAACTACAGGACCGACCGAGCGGGCCAACTGAAAAAGCACAAACAGACTCACCTGCCTGCCGACCAGAGAATCAAGAAGCACCATTGTGACCATGAGGGCTGCAACTACAGCACCGACCTGAGGAGCAATCTGAATAAGCACAAAGAGACCCATCGGCATGCCGACCAGAGACCCAGGAGACCCAAAAGAAAAGCGTATGGCCAGCTGTCATCTGACGAGAAAAGAAAGAAAGGTGATAAAGGCCCAGGAAACTCCGACCCCTCTCCGAATCTTTACTAA
- a CDS encoding C2H2-type zinc finger protein, translating into MLSKNTLILILAVAVHCSNGQAQENRLPLLFVLDIKTMLLPLFPVRDALPEPDSTVKAIAIEIFGDDILLKPLLKSDSRYCFFPATGDFPDSDVKAKAYSRAASDDSAYSEDSDSEDSSTSDENSDDRSNEDEADDESNVEYLTTTLNPYRVSNEINQYCATLALKKIKQEPVLDSEIVNDSEVDVAEADSVNHPNITPPACSTNQARHLKSHKNTRLPVRSGKLKVHQCDHEDCDYRTDRANYLKTHKQIHLPADQRPKVHQCDHEDCNYRTDRVDDLKKHKQIHLPADQRPKVHQCDHKNCDYRTDFRCSLKRHKQTHLLADQRPRVHQCDHEGCNYSTARASDLKKHKQIHLPADQRSKKPKVHQCDHEGCDYRADKMSVLKRHKQTHLPADQRPKKTKVHQCDHEGCNFSTNLTSNLKKHKQTHLPADQRPRKPKVHQCDHEGCDYRTDNRHNLKKHKKTHLPADQRPRVHQCDHEGCNYSTVRASDLKKHKQTHLPADQRPRKPKVHQCDHEGCHYSTDRASDLKKHKQTHLPANQKLKRKAYDQPPSDRKRKKSDKECPPPNPP; encoded by the coding sequence TTGCTATCCAAAAACACATTGATTTTGATCTTGGCCGTTGCCGTGCATTGCTCTAATGGTCAGGCTCAGGAAAACAGGTTGCCTTTGCTGTTCGTTCTGGACATCAAAACTATGCTTCTTCCTCTTTTTCCAGTCCGGGATGCGCTACCAGAACCTGACTCTACGGTTAAAGCTATCGCTATTGAGATATTCGGTGATGACATCCTTTTAAAACCACTCTTAAAGTCAGACAGTCGCTATTGCTTTTTTCCTGCCACCGGCGACTTTCCCGACTCTGATGTCAAAGCTAAGGCCTACAGTCGGGCAGCCTCTGATGATAGTGCCTACAGCGAAGACAGTGACAGTGAAGACAGCAGCACCTCTGATGAAAACAGCGACGACCGTTCAAACGAAGACGAAGCTGATGACGAATCTAATGTTGAGTATCTGACCACGACACTTAATCCTTATCGAGTATCAAATGAAATCAATCAGTATTGTGCGACTCTGGCACTGAAAAAGATTAAGCAGGAGCCTGTTTTAGACAGTGAAATAGTTAATGACTCAGAGGTAGACGTGGCAGAAGCGGACTCTGTTAACCACCCGAACATCACCCCACCTGCTTGCAGCACCAACCAGGCGCGCCATCTGAAATCGCACAAAAATACCCGCCTGCCTGTGAGATCTGGGAAACTCAAGGTGCACCAGTGTGACCATGAGGACTGCGACTACAGAACCGACCGGGCGAACTATCTGAAAACGCACAAACAGATCCACCTGCCTGCCGACCAGAGGCCCAAGGTGCACCAGTGTGACCATGAGGACTGCAACTACAGAACCGACCGGGTGGACGATCTGAAAAAGCACAAACAGATCCACCTGCCTGCCGACCAAAGACCCAAGGTGCACCAGTGTGACCATAAAAACTGCGACTACAGAACCGACTTCAGGTGCAGTCTGAAACGGCACAAACAGACCCACCTGCTTGCCGACCAGAGACCCAGGGTGCACCAGTGTGACCATGAGGGCTGCAACTACAGCACCGCCCGGGCGTCCGACCTGAAAAAACACAAACAGATCCACCTTCCTGCCGACCAGAGATCCAAAAAACCCAAGGTGCACCAGTGTGACCACGAGGGCTGCGATTACAGAGCTGACAAGATGAGCGTACTGAAAAGGCACAAACAGACCCACCTGCCTGCCGATCAGAGACCCAAAAAAACCAAGGTGCACCAGTGTGACCACGAGGGCTGTAACTTCAGCACCAACCTGACAAGCAATCTGAAAAAGCACAAGCAGACCCACCTGCCTGCCGACCAGAGACCCAGGAAACCCAAAGTGCACCAGTGTGACCATGAGGGCTGTGATTACAGAACTGACAATAGGCACAATCTGAAAAAGCACAAAAAGACCCACCTGCCTGCCGACCAGAGACCCAGGGTGCACCAGTGTGACCATGAGGGCTGCAACTACAGCACCGTCCGGGCGTCCGACCTGAAAAAACACAAACAGACCCACCTGCCTGCCGACCAGAGACCCAGGAAACCCAAGGTGCACCAGTGTGACCATGAGGGCTGCCACTACAGCACCGACCGGGCGAGCGATCTAAAAAAACACAAACAGACCCACCTGCCTGCCAACCAGAAACTCAAAAGAAAAGCGTATGACCAGCCGCCATCTGACAGGAAAAGAAAAAAGAGTGATAAAGAATGCCCCCCTCCCAACCCACCTTAA
- a CDS encoding MSCRAMM family adhesin SdrC, whose protein sequence is MLSKKTLILTLVVAFSGHSFNGYAQENNQPTRIRLLPDESGESEAIEWWELKQESEANDSDMPPVCFGDDILLEPDTSYCFSSDPDIEAKAYRRAASDKGSGSEGNGTSDKNSDNRSNEDEDEADAESDVEYVTTTLNPFPVSDEIIQYCTTLVLKKIKQEPVSDSEIPTKTHLPADQRLNRSKRHQCDHKGCNYGTDYTSHLTTHKQTHLPADQRPKKPKKPKVHHCDHEGCNYSSDQLANLKKHKQIHLPADQRPIILKRHQCDHEGCNYRTGHTSHLKAHKQTHLPADQRPKKPKGPKVHQCDREGCNYSTDHTGNLNKHKTTHLPADQRPKRPRVHQCDHEGCDYRTSYTSHLKTHKRTHLPADQRLKRKAHDQPPFNEKRKKGDKE, encoded by the coding sequence TTGCTATCTAAAAAGACATTGATTTTGACCTTGGTCGTTGCCTTTTCTGGGCATAGTTTTAATGGCTATGCTCAGGAAAACAACCAACCTACTCGGATAAGGCTTCTACCCGACGAAAGTGGAGAGAGTGAGGCCATTGAATGGTGGGAGTTGAAGCAAGAATCCGAGGCAAACGACAGCGACATGCCACCCGTTTGCTTCGGTGATGACATTCTCTTAGAGCCAGACACTTCCTATTGCTTTTCTTCTGACCCTGACATCGAAGCCAAAGCTTATCGTCGGGCAGCTTCTGATAAGGGTTCTGGCAGTGAAGGCAACGGCACCTCTGATAAAAACAGCGATAACCGTTCAAACGAAGACGAAGACGAAGCTGATGCTGAATCTGATGTCGAGTATGTAACTACAACACTGAATCCTTTTCCAGTATCAGATGAAATCATTCAGTATTGTACAACTCTGGTACTGAAAAAGATTAAGCAGGAGCCTGTTTCAGACAGTGAAATACCCACAAAGACCCATCTGCCTGCTGACCAGAGACTCAATAGATCAAAGAGGCACCAGTGTGACCATAAGGGCTGTAACTACGGCACCGACTACACGAGCCATCTGACAACGCACAAACAGACCCATCTGCCTGCCGACCAAAGACCCAAGAAACCCAAGAAACCCAAAGTGCACCACTGTGACCATGAGGGCTGCAACTACAGCAGCGACCAGTTGGCCAATCTGAAAAAGCACAAACAGATCCATCTGCCTGCTGACCAGAGACCCATTATATTGAAGAGACACCAGTGCGACCATGAGGGCTGCAATTACAGAACTGGCCACACAAGCCATCTGAAAGCGCACAAACAGACCCATTTGCCTGCCGACCAAAGACCCAAGAAACCCAAAGGGCCCAAGGTGCACCAGTGTGACCGTGAGGGCTGCAACTACAGCACCGACCACACGGGCAATCTGAACAAGCACAAAACGACCCACCTGCCTGCCGACCAGAGACCCAAAAGACCCAGAGTGCACCAGTGCGACCATGAGGGCTGCGACTACAGAACCAGCTACACAAGCCATCTGAAAACGCACAAACGGACTCACCTGCCTGCCGACCAGAGACTCAAAAGAAAAGCCCATGACCAGCCGCCATTTAACGAGAAAAGAAAGAAGGGTGATAAAGAATAG
- a CDS encoding C2H2-type zinc finger protein: MLSKKPLILTLVIAFSVHCSNGHAQENRLPLRFALAVGKALINARKPFIEVLSIKGVYVSGVETILLPLCPVRDGLPDEEESEAIKWWELKVHSRAASDDSAYSEDSDSEDSDSEESSTSDESNDNHSNEDEADAEPEVEYVTTTFNPFPVAKEISQYCVAMALKKIKEEPVSASEIVTDPEVDVTKVDAAKHQCDHEGCDYRTKWLGDLKRHKQIHLPADQRPKRPKIHQCDHEGCDYSSDRAENLKGHKQIHLPIDQRLRVHQCDHENCNYSTGQRSDLKKHKQIHLSSDRRPRKPKIHQCDHEGCSYSTNQSGNLNKHKQTHLPDDQRVKVCQCDHEGCDYRTDRTSNLKMHKQTHLPTDQRLKVYQCDHEDCNYSTDYKGHLKTHKQTHLPADQRPKRPERPKRLKRPKVQQCDYEGCNYSTDRTDNLKNHKQTHLPADQRPKVHQCDHEDCNYSTDWASNLNRHKQTHLPADQRLKRHQCDRQGCNYSTDQSSDLKRHKQTHLPVDQRFRKPKRKAYDQPPSNAKRKKGDKK, encoded by the coding sequence TTGCTATCTAAAAAACCATTGATTTTGACCTTGGTCATTGCCTTTTCTGTGCATTGCTCCAACGGTCACGCCCAAGAAAACAGGTTGCCTTTGCGTTTTGCTCTGGCTGTCGGCAAGGCGCTGATCAACGCCCGGAAGCCCTTTATTGAGGTCTTATCCATAAAAGGAGTCTACGTTTCGGGCGTTGAAACTATTCTTCTCCCTCTTTGCCCGGTCCGGGATGGGCTACCAGATGAAGAAGAGAGCGAGGCCATTAAATGGTGGGAGTTGAAGGTTCACAGTCGGGCAGCCTCTGATGATAGTGCCTACAGCGAAGACAGTGACAGCGAAGACAGTGACAGTGAAGAGAGCAGCACCTCTGATGAAAGCAACGACAACCATTCAAACGAAGACGAAGCAGATGCCGAGCCTGAGGTTGAGTATGTAACCACGACATTTAATCCTTTTCCAGTAGCCAAAGAAATCAGTCAGTACTGTGTAGCTATGGCACTGAAAAAGATTAAGGAGGAGCCTGTTTCAGCCAGTGAAATAGTTACTGACCCAGAGGTAGACGTGACAAAAGTGGACGCTGCCAAGCACCAGTGTGACCATGAGGGCTGCGACTACAGGACCAAGTGGTTGGGTGATCTGAAAAGGCACAAACAGATCCACCTGCCTGCCGACCAGAGACCCAAGAGACCCAAGATCCACCAGTGTGATCATGAGGGCTGTGACTACAGCTCGGACCGGGCGGAGAATCTGAAAGGGCATAAACAGATCCACCTGCCTATCGACCAGAGACTCAGGGTGCACCAGTGTGACCATGAGAACTGTAACTACAGCACTGGCCAGAGGAGTGATCTGAAAAAGCACAAACAGATCCACCTGTCTTCCGACCGGAGACCCAGGAAACCCAAGATCCACCAGTGTGATCATGAGGGCTGCAGCTACAGCACCAACCAGTCGGGTAATCTGAACAAACACAAACAGACCCACCTGCCTGATGACCAGAGAGTCAAGGTGTGCCAGTGTGATCATGAGGGCTGCGACTACCGCACCGACCGAACTAGCAATCTGAAAATGCACAAACAGACCCACCTGCCCACCGATCAAAGACTCAAGGTGTACCAGTGTGACCATGAGGACTGCAACTACAGCACTGACTATAAGGGGCATCTGAAAACACATAAACAGACTCACCTGCCTGCCGACCAGAGACCCAAGAGACCCGAGAGGCCCAAAAGACTCAAGAGACCCAAGGTGCAACAGTGTGACTATGAGGGCTGCAACTACTCCACCGACCGGACGGACAATCTGAAAAACCACAAACAGACCCACCTGCCCGCTGACCAGAGGCCCAAGGTGCACCAGTGTGACCATGAGGACTGCAACTACAGCACCGACTGGGCGAGTAATCTGAACAGACACAAACAGACCCACCTGCCTGCCGACCAGAGGCTCAAGCGGCACCAGTGTGACCGTCAGGGCTGCAACTACAGCACCGACCAGTCGAGCGATCTGAAAAGGCACAAACAGACCCACCTGCCAGTCGACCAGAGATTCAGGAAACCCAAAAGGAAAGCCTATGACCAGCCGCCATCTAACGCGAAAAGAAAAAAAGGCGATAAAAAATGA
- a CDS encoding C2H2-type zinc finger protein: MLSKKTLILTLAVTFSVHCSNGQAQENRLSLLFVPGVETMLFPLFPVRDALPELDSTVKAIAIEIFGDDILLKPGTRYCFFPATGDFPATGDFPATGDFPATGDFPATGDSPNPDVKAKTYRRVASDEGSGSEDNGSSDKNSDDRSNEDEAHAESDVEYLTTTLNPYRGLNEISQYCGTLELKKIKQEPISDRETPAVSEVDMAGVDSVNHPKITSPAYSTDYMGHLKKRKQTHLPADQRPKGTKELKVHQCDHEGCNYSTNQSGNLKRHKQIHLPADQRLKMHQCDHEGCNYSTDRAGHLKTHKQIHLPADQRARKLKVHQCDHEGCDYRTNQMNRLKRHKQIHLPADQRLSKSKVQQCNHKGCDYRTDNRDRLKKHKQIHLPADQRPHQCDHEGCNYSTNYRSNLKKHNQIHLPADQRSKVDHQCDHEDCDFRTAHRGNIKRHKQTHWPADQRPERLKRKAHDQLPSDKKRKKGDKE; the protein is encoded by the coding sequence TTGCTATCCAAAAAAACCTTGATTTTGACCTTGGCCGTTACTTTTTCTGTGCATTGCTCTAATGGTCAGGCTCAGGAAAACAGGTTGTCTTTGCTGTTCGTTCCGGGCGTCGAAACGATGCTTTTTCCTCTTTTTCCAGTCCGGGATGCGCTGCCAGAACTTGACTCTACGGTTAAAGCTATCGCCATTGAGATATTCGGTGATGACATCCTTTTAAAACCAGGCACTCGTTATTGCTTTTTTCCTGCCACCGGCGACTTTCCTGCCACCGGCGACTTTCCTGCCACCGGCGACTTTCCTGCCACCGGCGACTTTCCTGCCACCGGCGACTCTCCCAATCCTGATGTCAAAGCTAAGACTTACCGTCGGGTAGCCTCTGATGAGGGTTCTGGCAGTGAAGACAACGGCAGCTCTGATAAAAACAGTGACGACCGTTCAAACGAAGACGAAGCTCATGCCGAATCTGATGTTGAGTATCTAACCACGACACTTAATCCTTATCGAGGATTAAATGAAATCAGTCAGTATTGTGGGACTCTGGAACTGAAAAAGATTAAGCAGGAGCCTATTTCAGACAGGGAAACACCCGCTGTCTCAGAGGTAGACATGGCAGGAGTGGACTCTGTTAACCACCCGAAAATCACCTCACCTGCTTACAGCACCGACTATATGGGTCACCTGAAAAAGCGCAAGCAGACCCATCTGCCTGCCGACCAGAGACCTAAAGGAACGAAGGAACTCAAGGTGCACCAGTGTGACCATGAGGGTTGTAACTACAGCACCAACCAGTCGGGCAATCTGAAAAGGCACAAACAGATCCACCTGCCTGCCGACCAGAGACTTAAGATGCACCAGTGTGACCATGAGGGCTGCAACTACAGCACCGACCGTGCGGGCCATCTGAAAACGCACAAACAGATCCACCTGCCTGCCGACCAGAGAGCCAGAAAACTCAAGGTGCACCAGTGTGACCATGAGGGCTGCGATTACAGAACCAACCAGATGAACAGACTGAAAAGGCACAAACAGATCCACCTGCCTGCCGATCAGAGACTCAGCAAATCCAAGGTGCAACAGTGTAACCATAAAGGCTGCGATTACAGAACCGACAATAGGGACCGTCTGAAAAAGCACAAACAGATCCACCTGCCTGCCGACCAGAGACCACACCAGTGTGACCATGAAGGCTGCAACTACAGCACCAACTACAGGTCCAATCTGAAAAAGCACAATCAGATCCACCTGCCTGCCGACCAGAGATCCAAGGTGGACCACCAGTGTGACCATGAGGACTGCGACTTCAGAACCGCCCACAGGGGCAATATAAAAAGACACAAACAGACCCATTGGCCTGCCGACCAGAGACCTGAAAGACTCAAAAGGAAAGCGCATGACCAGCTGCCATCTGACAAGAAAAGAAAGAAGGGTGATAAAGAATGA
- a CDS encoding C2H2-type zinc finger protein — MLSKKTLILTLTIACSVHCSNGLAQENRLPVLLALAVGTVLINTPKSFIEVSCFGKHLSARIRLLLDDNPTIGFHSPGVETIDSGVKARAYSRAASDDSSDGEDSGTSDESSDNHSDEDDADAESDVQYAITTMSPFPVSNEINQYCATLALKKIKQEPVSDTEIAIDSEADETEADSVNHPKVTPTAYCTDQAGHLKSHQQTHLPADQRVKVYQCDYEGCNYYTDHTGHLNTHKWTHLSAERPRAHQCDHKGCNYSSHHSSHLKRHKQTHLPADQRPRAHQCDHVGCNHSTYHASNLKKHKQSHLPVDQRATRAKRAKRVSRPRIYQCGHEGCNFSTYYAGNLKKHKQTHLPADLKPKMYPCDYEGCNHRTDRWSNLKAHKQTHLPADQRVKKPKVHQCDHKGCNFSTGYACNLSQHKQTHLPADQRPERPKRPKVHQCDYEGCDHITNRAGNLRIHKQTHLPAEQRLKVHQCDYEGCHYSTDHMSHLRMHRQTHLPVDQRPNMQRCDYEGCNYCTAQKGHLKMHKQTHLPADQRIKKHHCDHEGCNYSTDLRSNLNKHWQTHLPADQSPRKPVRSKVHQCGHEGCDYSTQWTADLKKHKQTHLPADQRLMMYHCDHEGCDYSTQWTGDLKKHKQTHLPADQRLKVHHCDHEGCDYSTQWAGDLKKHKQTHLPADQRLKVYRCDHEGCNYRTEHAGNLKKHKKIHLPADQRPRRLKRKASDQPSSNGKRKKGNKE, encoded by the coding sequence TTGCTATCCAAAAAAACATTGATTTTGACTTTGACCATTGCCTGTTCTGTGCACTGCTCTAATGGTCTGGCTCAGGAAAATAGGTTGCCTGTGCTCTTAGCTCTGGCTGTCGGCACAGTGCTCATCAACACCCCGAAGTCCTTTATTGAGGTCTCATGTTTCGGAAAACATCTATCCGCCCGGATAAGGCTTCTACTTGACGATAACCCGACAATTGGCTTCCACTCCCCGGGCGTCGAAACTATTGACTCTGGTGTCAAGGCCAGGGCTTACAGTCGAGCTGCCTCTGATGATAGTTCTGACGGTGAAGACAGCGGCACCTCTGATGAAAGCAGCGATAATCATTCTGACGAAGACGATGCTGATGCCGAATCTGATGTTCAGTATGCAATCACGACAATGAGTCCTTTTCCAGTATCAAATGAAATCAACCAGTATTGTGCAACTCTGGCACTGAAAAAGATTAAGCAGGAGCCCGTTTCAGACACTGAAATAGCCATTGACTCAGAGGCAGACGAAACAGAAGCGGACTCTGTTAACCACCCGAAAGTCACCCCAACGGCTTACTGCACCGACCAGGCGGGTCATCTGAAGAGTCACCAACAGACCCACCTGCCTGCCGACCAGAGAGTCAAGGTATACCAGTGTGACTATGAGGGTTGCAACTACTACACCGACCACACGGGCCATCTGAATACACACAAATGGACGCATCTGTCTGCTGAAAGGCCCAGGGCGCACCAGTGTGACCATAAGGGCTGCAACTACAGCAGCCATCACTCGAGCCATCTGAAAAGGCACAAACAGACCCACCTGCCTGCGGATCAGAGACCCAGGGCGCACCAGTGTGACCATGTGGGCTGCAACCACAGCACCTATCATGCGAGCAATCTGAAAAAGCACAAACAGAGCCACCTGCCTGTCGACCAGAGAGCCACGAGAGCCAAGAGAGCCAAGAGAGTCAGTAGACCCAGGATATACCAGTGTGGCCATGAGGGCTGTAACTTCAGCACCTATTACGCGGGCAATCTGAAAAAGCACAAACAGACCCACCTGCCTGCCGACCTAAAGCCCAAGATGTACCCGTGTGACTATGAGGGCTGCAACCACAGAACTGACCGGTGGAGCAATCTGAAAGCGCACAAACAGACCCATTTGCCTGCCGACCAGAGAGTCAAGAAGCCGAAGGTGCACCAGTGTGACCATAAGGGCTGCAACTTCAGCACTGGCTACGCGTGCAACCTGAGCCAGCACAAACAGACCCACCTGCCTGCCGATCAGAGACCTGAGAGACCCAAAAGACCCAAGGTGCACCAGTGTGACTATGAGGGTTGCGACCACATCACGAACCGGGCGGGCAATTTGAGAATTCACAAACAGACCCACCTGCCTGCCGAGCAGAGACTCAAGGTGCACCAGTGTGACTATGAGGGCTGTCACTACAGTACCGACCACATGAGCCATCTGAGAATGCACAGACAGACCCACCTGCCTGTCGACCAGAGACCCAATATGCAGCGGTGTGACTATGAAGGCTGCAACTATTGCACCGCCCAGAAGGGCCATCTGAAAATGCACAAACAGACTCACCTGCCTGCCGACCAGAGAATCAAGAAGCACCATTGTGACCATGAGGGCTGCAACTACAGCACCGACCTGAGGAGCAATCTGAATAAGCACTGGCAGACCCACTTGCCTGCCGACCAGAGCCCCAGAAAACCTGTGAGATCCAAGGTGCACCAGTGTGGCCATGAGGGCTGCGACTACAGCACCCAATGGACGGCAGATCTGAAAAAGCACAAACAGACCCACCTGCCTGCCGACCAGAGACTCATGATGTACCACTGTGACCATGAGGGCTGCGACTACAGCACCCAGTGGACGGGAGATCTGAAAAAGCACAAACAGACCCACCTGCCTGCCGATCAGAGACTCAAGGTGCACCACTGTGACCATGAGGGCTGCGACTACAGCACCCAGTGGGCGGGAGATCTGAAAAAGCACAAACAGACCCACCTGCCTGCCGACCAGAGACTCAAGGTGTACCGCTGTGACCATGAGGGCTGCAACTACAGAACTGAGCATGCGGGTAATCTGAAAAAGCACAAAAAGATCCACCTGCCTGCCGACCAGAGACCAAGGAGACTTAAAAGGAAAGCGTCTGACCAGCCATCCTCTAACGGAAAAAGAAAGAAGGGGAATAAAGAATGA